Below is a window of Ananas comosus cultivar F153 linkage group 9, ASM154086v1, whole genome shotgun sequence DNA.
CCTTGACATGACCCTAAtgctttatttcttttcttaaaaataaaaaaaaaattgtttgttttagttattatttcttttaaaaatctagaaatgaaaggaaagtgGAGTGAGAGTGCAATCCATGAATTAAACCAGAGAATCTTGTGCATTGCTAGCTTTGCCATCCACATGAGAATTATTAGAATCAGTGACCTCACAGGCTTCTGTGTCAACATAGAACTCTCATTAGCCTATTCTTCTATTTTGACTTTGTACATATCTAAGCTGATAAACAAATCCAAATTCTCCTCAATGAGTTGCTCAAAATGAGTTCATGTTTCTTTTACATTTGACTCCAATTGCTTATTCTTATCAAATGCAAGAAGCAACCTCTCCTATTTTTCCAACAACAAAGAAGCAAGTTTTGAATTCCCACTGTACAGAAAAGCTTTCTCCTCAAATTTTGTATTCTCCAGCTGTAAAGCTTCCAATAAAGTTCTACAACTAGCTAGTTCAGCTGAAACACTTTCAATTTCTTGTTGGGAGAATTCCAGTTTGTGCTTCAATTTCATTAGGCCACTTCCTTTTATCTCTCCATTCAAATTCACCAGAATTAGAAGCAACGAGGCAATAAAACGAGAAACAAATTGAAATCCAATTCAATTCACACTATTCGGACACAGGAAATGAAAGCAATTTCACGATTTGGGGCATAACGAAGAGATCCCATTTGCTTATTCTCACTCGATGATTCAAAACCCTCAAAATTAGAAACAACAAATCATCAAATAAAGAAACATATTAAACAAGCACTATGCAAATGTCCAGTACATAAAAAGAGCAAGTTGATTGAAACAAAACATACATGCTTCACATAATCCATACAACACAACAAACAAAACATACAtgcttcaaataaaataatccaTACAACACTACAAACAAAACATACAtgcttcaaaaaaaataatccatacAACACTACAAACAAAACATACAtgcttcaaataaaataattcatacaacactacaaacAAAAACATAGATGCTTCAAATAATCCATACAACACTACAAACAAAACATATATGCTTCACAAAATATAGTGCTTTCAAGATTCTTCTTCATTTGTTGCTTGAAGGCTCTCACTAGAATTTTCTTTAATAGATAGTGCTTTATCAATAATCTGCAAATCACAATATTTGTTAATATTATGTgaatatagaaaagaaaaaaaaaatttgacaaagtAAACAAGATAACTGTTATGGTattgaaactaaaaaaaaatgctacctCTTTGCATGTCCTAATGTTATGTCCTTTTTTACCACACTGCTTACAAGTTCTTGATATCCTTGCTTTCTTTTCAATTGGTGACTTAATCCTTTGTGGTTTTCTTCGTCCTTTACATTGCGAGTGAGGAGGATCTTTAATTGTGTATTGGTTAAGACTTGATTGTGAAATTAGGGTCCTGTCTAGATCATTTGAAGGCTTTTCATTTGTTCCTTCATCAATTTCTATTGCCTGATTAATTGATGTTAGCACATCAACTCCTCTAATTATCCAACATGCATTTTCATATAACTTAAGACTTTTAGATCCtttaaagataaatttttgCGTCTCTAATATAAGCGAATCAAATCTCCGCGACCGACAAAATGAGGACCCATCACTCATTTCTAGAGAATTAGTGGATGTTCCTTTTTTGGCATTCTTAGTCCACCTTTTTAGAATATATCTAGAAGGAATGCTATACATTTCAATATGATGCATTACTTTAAGTGCATGAGCACATAGGAGACCATAAAATtcaaacaacttacaagtacaagatacaataTCATCAGACCTTACAACTGTCACAGTATATGTGCACATTCGTTGTTTTGAAGTAGAAGGTTGTGAAATCGAACTGATCTTGTACAACTTATCTTTTTCCAATTCAACCAACTTGTAACCTGTTGTAGCTCTTAGTTGAACCTTGAATTCTAAAAAAATCGTTTTGGTATAAATGGAGCGTGCATTTTTCTCAATTGGATCATCTGACCATAAAGAAGGCTCTCCATCATTTGTCATGAAATCTTCCATGTCCTCTGTCTCATATTGATTGTTTGACATTTTTTCGAACTGAGTGACAAATTTGAATATTGACGTGTGTGAATCTAACCATATTTTTGCCACAGCATTCATACTTTCGCTACACTGTGAAGTGGACATATTCGCAAAAAAAGTATCACGAAAATATACAGGAATCCATTGATACCGAATATTCCATAACAATCGAAGGTGGTTATTTTCATGTAGTTGATACTTATCAATCATTGTTGCCCACGCATTCTCAAATTCCTCCACAGTTAAActactatttatacattcttTTAAATCATTCTCAAAGCCATCTTTTGAGCTATATAGCACATTGAAATGTTCCTTTGCTTTTCTCATCACATGCCATTGACAACACCTATGAATGGTAGTTGGAAAGACTATCTCAATAGCTTTCTTCATAGCAGGATCTTGGTCGGTGATAATAGCTTTTGGATTTTTACCATACATAGCTTTCATCCATGTTTCAAACAACCAACAAAACGTGTTAGCAGTCTCATCCCTAATGAGAGcacacccaaaaaaaatagACCGAAAATGATGATTAACTCCTATAAAGGGAGCAAATAGCATACTATATTTATTCGTCATGTAAGTTGTGTCAAAAGTGATAACATCACCAAAATGCTCATATGCCATTCTAGATCTTCTATCTATCCAAAAAATATTTCGTGCTCTTTGTTGGTCGTCAACATCAAcagcataaaaaaataatgggtCCTTTTCTTGGAGTTCACGAAAGTAGTTTAGAGCACTTGCCACATCTATTCCAACAAGTTTTCTATGTTTTTCGACAACCTCATTACTCAAATCCTTGCGAATGAAGTGAATATTATGTCTTCCTCCTTCTTTTGCTTCCAATAAAGACATAATTTGGGAAGCAAAGATATTTTGCTCATTTAACATATGAATCAAATCTTTTTGTTCTTTCGTGATGTTACGATGCGATCGAAAGAAACGAGTTTTAAAAGGACTAGCTATCAACTCATGATTATGTTCATTAGCAACCACCGCTATCACCCACTTTCCTCGATCATCTATTTTCAGCACAACATGTGCCTTACAATTAGTACGTCTGTTGGAACAATCCTTTTTGGGTGTATGGCTACCTTGAGATTTTTGGTGTTCACTTTTATCTTGAGATGTAGGTTTAGAATGACCGGCTTTGGAGCAACAATAGGTTATAGATGTGATGACATCATCCTGTTTTCTTGTCTTGTAATGGGTTTGTTTTCTTATACTAAACCCGATTTTAAAAGCATAATCATTGTAGAACTTTTCAGCTTCCTCTATACAAGTGAACTCTAAACCAACACGTAGCTCATCATCGGAATATTTGCTCATATTCGATATTTGATCATTAGCAACTATTTCTTCAATTTCCTCATTCACCTCATCTCTAACATCAAGATTACACATTGAACTGAGGAATCAATAATAGAGGCATGTTCCATTATTTAACTAACTCCTACAAAAATATCTAAAGTTAATATTCTCAATGACCTCAAACAAtaggaaaatagaaaaaaaatttcttcattTATAGTAACAATGTGGATACACTAGTTCTATTGAATCAATAATGCATTCagtgagaaaaaataaattacaagaACTAGATAAAAGAAAACCAACCATAAATGATGAAATAATAACTCtcagatttttaaatttttcagattttcaaacatatttttttaaaatttttagatttttaaaagaaataataactaataaaacaaacagatttttatttttttttatatttaggaaaaaaaataaagcattaGGGACAaactgtaacataccagattttggtataaaaataaaaataaataaaaatagtgtgagaaactatttttattggattNATAATGTAAGTTGAAGGTTTATGTTAGGCTAAATCGTACTAATAATGTTGAACTAAGAAAAGTAAAAGATGTTAGGATTCGTTCAGCTGAGTCCCATGGCGATAGAGATCAGAGCCACCATCCCGCGATTGATACTACGATGCGGGagcggagcgcggcggcgcggcgagTGCACACTTGGACATTGTGGGGTTTTGGTGCACCCCACTCTTGGTTGAGGTACCAAGGGTCACCCATGCCGGTGGATTCCCTTTTCGAGCTGGTTATCCAGGTTCCCTCCGTTGACGTTCAATCAGGTTATTTgtctatctatatataaaactaatacGTTGCTTATTTTGGTACGTAACGGAGTGCTTACGTTATACTTCTAGTACGTTACTACGCTGATATGTTAGTTGATCATTAAGTTAGCTAATGATGAAAGTAGGTTAACTGTAAATTCCAAAAGACAGTAAATGgtaaaattagtatttcaaaGTAGATAGAAATGTTTCGATTGGCGGGCTGAGCCAGAACTCAGTTAGCAGACGCCTCATGGCGTGTTTCGGTCCGGGCTCCGCTTCCTGCAGAGTGAACGTGGAGCCGGAATTTAGGGGAGTTGATCCTATAGTGATATCAAGTATTCAAATAATGGGTTAGTGAACCGATTGGGCTTCAGTAtttgggatgtaaaatgtatgaatgtgaatgcttgtaataacaagattatgtttttgatacttccttatgcaatctttgcttgaaatgtgttcctggttggaactttgtacattgtattgattgcgacgccttgaatgtataggggagactctgtccgtggtaccggggaaaccctgtccgttcggcggtctgtcggcgtgcccgaaaccggccaaataggcgggctcggggcgtgacacaaaccCAGATTTCAAAATCACACAAAATGCACAACCTATGGTTTTTGAGCTTCTACGGTTTGGAATTTACAATCAAAAGTTCAGGGAAGTGAATCTAGGGTTTGTAATGAGATAATTGGTGATGGCTCAGGAAAATTatactgaaaaaagaaaaaattttaactagGGTTTCTAAATTATGATAGGCACAAAAGTGAAAAACCCAGGTTGTAGAATCACATAAAACTCTCACAAAATGCACAATCTAGGATTTGAAAACCCCAGCATTTATAGATTAACACATCAACACCCaaacaagaaaaaacaaaagaaaagatttttcaatttttcaacacaaaaaagaaaaattcacaACACGAATAAGCAATCCAAGCAAGCAATTTGGCCCCAGCACCCAAATTCAAATgggtcaaaaaagaaaaaagaggaaagcaAAAGTGCCAACTCTAGggtttccaaaaaaaaaggggaaaaaagaggGTCGTACCTCGTTGGAGAGGGAGGGGCGACGCGAGCGCGCGGCGTGCCGGCCTTTCCGtacagagagggagaggagagtcCGCAGGGAACGCGGGCGGCGAGGGAAGGTGAGCGGGCAGGGAGGGTGTCGGGGGAGGGCGCAGGCAAGGGAGGAGggtgtgggagagagagagggagagagagagagagagagagggggtttaCAATGGGGAGCGAGAacacgaagagagagagagagagggttacAATAGGAGGGATGAGAGAGAGCGCCAGTTTACAGAACCTTTT
It encodes the following:
- the LOC109714891 gene encoding protein FAR1-RELATED SEQUENCE 5-like; the encoded protein is MCNLDVRDEVNEEIEEIVANDQISNMSKYSDDELRVGLEFTCIEEAEKFYNDYAFKIGFSIRKQTHYKTRKQDDVITSITYCCSKAGHSKPTSQDKSEHQKSQGSHTPKKDCSNRRTNCKAHVVLKIDDRGKWVIAVVANEHNHELIASPFKTRFFRSHRNITKEQKDLIHMLNEQNIFASQIMSLLEAKEGGRHNIHFIRKDLSNEVVEKHRKLVGIDVASALNYFRELQEKDPLFFYAVDVDDQQRARNIFWIDRRSRMAYEHFGDVITFDTTYMTNKYSMLFAPFIGVNHHFRSIFFGCALIRDETANTFCWLFETWMKAMYGKNPKAIITDQDPAMKKAIEIVFPTTIHRCCQWHVMRKAKEHFNVLYSSKDGFENDLKECINSSLTVEEFENAWATMIDKYQLHENNHLRLLWNIRYQWIPVYFRDTFI